From the genome of Streptococcus lutetiensis, one region includes:
- a CDS encoding thiamine pyrophosphate-dependent dehydrogenase E1 component subunit alpha: MTLSLELYMEMYLKMQRIREFDMRINKLVRRGFVQGMTHFSVGEEAASVGAMAHLSYDDIIFSNHRGHGQSIAKDMDLNKMMAELAGKATGVSKGRGGSMHLADFEKGNYGTNGIVGGGYALAVGAAITQDYQKTGNIVVAFSGDGATNEGSFHESVNLAATWKLPVIFYIINNRYGISMNIKHATNTPHLYTRAEAYGIPGFYCEDGNDVLAVYETMGKAVEHVRSGNGPAIVEVESYRWFGHSTADAGKYRSKEEVNEWKKKDPLVKFRTYLTEHDLVSAAEFDAIDAQVVKEVDEAYEFAKNSPTPDLSVAFEDVWVD, from the coding sequence ATGACTTTGTCTCTAGAACTATATATGGAAATGTATCTGAAGATGCAGCGTATTCGCGAATTTGATATGCGAATTAATAAACTCGTTCGACGTGGTTTTGTCCAAGGAATGACGCATTTTTCTGTAGGGGAAGAAGCGGCAAGTGTTGGGGCGATGGCTCATTTATCTTACGATGATATTATTTTTTCAAACCACCGTGGGCACGGACAAAGTATTGCCAAAGATATGGATTTGAACAAAATGATGGCTGAGCTTGCTGGAAAAGCAACGGGTGTGTCAAAAGGTCGTGGTGGATCGATGCATTTAGCTGATTTTGAAAAAGGTAATTACGGCACGAATGGGATTGTTGGTGGTGGTTATGCCCTTGCTGTTGGCGCAGCGATTACTCAAGATTATCAAAAAACTGGCAATATCGTTGTGGCTTTTTCTGGCGACGGGGCAACCAATGAAGGCTCTTTTCATGAATCGGTCAACTTAGCAGCTACTTGGAAACTCCCAGTGATTTTCTATATTATCAATAATCGCTATGGTATTTCGATGAATATCAAGCATGCGACAAATACACCTCACCTTTATACACGCGCAGAAGCTTATGGCATTCCTGGATTTTATTGTGAAGATGGCAATGATGTTTTAGCGGTTTACGAGACAATGGGCAAGGCAGTTGAGCATGTGCGTTCTGGAAACGGCCCAGCGATTGTTGAGGTAGAATCTTACCGTTGGTTCGGGCATTCAACAGCTGACGCTGGAAAATATCGCAGTAAAGAAGAGGTTAATGAGTGGAAGAAAAAAGACCCACTTGTCAAATTTCGTACTTATTTGACAGAACATGATCTAGTAAGTGCTGCCGAGTTTGATGCCATTGATGCTCAAGTGGTGAAAGAAGTCGATGAGGCTTATGAATTTGCTAAAAATAGTCCTACACCAGATTTGTCAGTCGCTTTTGAAGATGTCTGGGTAGACTAA
- a CDS encoding alpha-ketoacid dehydrogenase subunit beta → MTETKQMALREAINLAMTEEMRKDETIFLMGEDVGIYGGDFGTSVGMFEEFGPKRVRDTPISEAAIAGSAIGAAITGLRPIVDVTFMDFITIMMDAIVNNGAKNNYMFGGGLKTPVTFRVASGSGIGSAAQHSQSLEAWLTHIPGIKVVAPGTANDAKGLLKSAIRDNNIVIFMEPKALYGKKEEVSLDSGEYIPLGKGDIKREGTDLTIVTYGRMLERVLKAADEVAADGISVEVVDPRTLIPLDKDLIINSVKKTGKLMLVNDAYKTGGFIGEIAVQVTESEAFDYLDYPIVRLASEDVPVPYASVLEQAILPDVEKIKAAIYKMARNGHVD, encoded by the coding sequence ATGACTGAAACAAAACAAATGGCCTTGCGTGAGGCGATCAATCTTGCCATGACAGAAGAGATGCGAAAAGATGAGACCATATTTCTCATGGGAGAGGATGTCGGAATTTACGGCGGAGATTTTGGCACGTCTGTAGGAATGTTTGAAGAATTTGGTCCGAAACGTGTTAGAGATACTCCAATTTCAGAAGCGGCTATTGCTGGAAGTGCTATTGGAGCTGCTATTACAGGTCTTCGTCCGATTGTTGACGTAACTTTTATGGATTTTATCACGATTATGATGGATGCCATTGTCAATAATGGTGCTAAGAACAACTATATGTTTGGTGGTGGGTTAAAAACGCCAGTCACTTTTCGGGTAGCGTCAGGCTCTGGAATCGGATCGGCTGCTCAGCACTCGCAATCCTTGGAGGCTTGGCTGACACATATTCCAGGTATCAAAGTGGTAGCACCTGGAACTGCAAATGACGCCAAAGGACTTTTAAAATCAGCCATTCGAGATAATAATATTGTCATTTTCATGGAGCCGAAAGCTTTGTATGGCAAGAAAGAAGAGGTTTCGCTTGATAGTGGTGAGTACATTCCTCTTGGTAAGGGAGACATTAAGCGTGAAGGAACCGATTTGACGATTGTGACTTATGGTCGCATGTTAGAGCGTGTTCTTAAGGCTGCTGATGAAGTGGCTGCTGACGGCATTAGCGTTGAAGTGGTTGACCCTCGCACCCTCATTCCGCTTGATAAGGATTTGATTATCAATTCGGTTAAGAAAACGGGCAAGTTGATGTTAGTCAATGATGCTTATAAAACGGGTGGATTTATTGGAGAAATAGCTGTTCAGGTTACAGAAAGCGAAGCTTTTGATTATCTTGATTATCCAATTGTGCGTTTGGCGAGTGAAGATGTACCCGTGCCTTATGCCAGTGTTTTGGAACAAGCTATCCTACCTGATGTCGAAAAGATTAAAGCGGCTATTTATAAGATGGCTCGAAACGGGCACGTAGATTAA
- a CDS encoding alpha-amylase yields the protein MTNETLMQYFEWYLPNDGKHWKRLAADASHLAQKGITKIWMPPAFKATHDGDVGYGVYDLFDLGEFNQKGSIRTKYGTKADYLEAISALKSNGIEPLADVILNHKAAADHTETFKVVEVAPEDRTKVISQPFEIEGWTNFTFDGRHHAYNDFEWHWYHFTGTDYDVRTGKTGIFQIQGDNKGWANQDLVDGENGNYDYLMYSDLDFKHPEVLKNIYDWADWFVETTGVKGFRLDAIKHIDSFFMGNFIRDMKAKYGNDFYVFGEFWNGDEKSNKDYLTSTDYRFDLVDVRLHQNLFEASKAKETYDLRQIFEQTLVKNHPDSAVTFVDNHDTQRGQALESTIEEWFKPAAYALILLRQTGLPCIFYGDYYGISGQFAQKSFQDNIDKLLKLRKTAVYGQELDYFDQANCIGWTYLVDDERPTALAVLINNSKATSKRMFVGEKWAGKLFTDALGNQTAHVQIDEQGYGDFLVGEKSISTWIPLAK from the coding sequence ATGACAAATGAAACTTTGATGCAATACTTTGAATGGTATTTACCAAATGACGGCAAACACTGGAAACGTTTGGCAGCTGATGCTTCTCATCTTGCCCAAAAAGGTATCACCAAAATTTGGATGCCCCCTGCTTTTAAAGCGACGCATGATGGTGATGTGGGCTATGGCGTCTATGACCTTTTTGACCTAGGTGAATTTAACCAAAAAGGAAGCATTCGAACAAAATACGGAACAAAAGCTGACTACCTTGAAGCTATTTCAGCTCTTAAAAGTAATGGTATTGAGCCATTGGCTGATGTTATTTTAAATCACAAAGCTGCAGCTGACCACACTGAAACTTTTAAGGTTGTCGAGGTAGCACCAGAAGATCGGACAAAGGTCATCAGTCAGCCTTTTGAAATTGAAGGGTGGACAAATTTTACCTTTGATGGTCGCCACCATGCCTATAACGATTTTGAATGGCATTGGTATCACTTTACTGGCACAGACTATGATGTTAGAACTGGCAAAACTGGCATTTTCCAAATTCAAGGAGACAATAAAGGCTGGGCAAACCAAGATTTGGTTGATGGTGAAAATGGGAACTACGACTATCTCATGTATTCCGACCTAGATTTCAAACATCCAGAAGTCCTTAAAAACATTTACGATTGGGCAGATTGGTTTGTTGAAACAACTGGGGTTAAGGGATTTCGTTTAGACGCCATTAAGCACATCGATTCTTTCTTCATGGGAAACTTTATTCGTGATATGAAAGCTAAGTACGGCAATGATTTTTACGTTTTTGGTGAATTTTGGAACGGTGATGAAAAGTCAAATAAAGATTACCTCACAAGTACTGATTATCGATTTGATTTGGTCGATGTTCGTCTGCACCAAAATCTCTTTGAAGCAAGTAAAGCCAAGGAAACTTATGATTTACGTCAGATTTTTGAGCAAACCTTGGTGAAAAATCATCCAGACTCTGCTGTTACTTTTGTTGATAATCATGATACCCAACGTGGTCAAGCACTGGAATCAACTATTGAAGAATGGTTTAAACCAGCAGCTTACGCCCTCATTTTGCTTCGTCAAACCGGGCTTCCTTGCATTTTCTACGGAGATTATTACGGCATTTCGGGACAATTTGCCCAGAAAAGTTTTCAAGATAATATTGATAAATTGCTTAAACTTAGAAAAACCGCCGTTTATGGTCAAGAACTAGATTATTTTGACCAAGCTAACTGTATCGGTTGGACTTACCTTGTTGATGACGAACGCCCAACTGCTCTTGCTGTTCTCATCAACAATAGCAAAGCTACATCAAAGCGCATGTTTGTTGGAGAAAAATGGGCTGGTAAATTGTTCACTGATGCTCTTGGCAACCAAACTGCGCATGTCCAAATTGATGAGCAAGGCTATGGTGATTTCCTAGTTGGTGAAAAATCAATCAGTACTTGGATACCACTAGCAAAATAA
- a CDS encoding ABC transporter ATP-binding protein yields the protein MKARKQSDTICRLFKELLSQKGLVIGATLGTIAQVALTVYLPVLIGNAVDVVLSPKSLTLIIPIITKMVIVIALNTLVQWLNPLIYNRLIFCYIYDLRQRVMAKLNQMPISYLDKKSSGDLVSRVTTDAEQLSNGLLMVFNQFFIGVLTIIITIVTMADIDLLMLGLVLILTPLSLFLARFIANKSYHLYQKQTKSRGRKTQYIEEMIRQESLLHVFNAQEAAIDTFTEINDTYADYSQGAIFYSSTVNPSTRFINSLIYALLAGVGALRIMSGAFTVGQLTTFLNYVTQYTKPFNDISSVLSELQGAIACVERLYDILDEEYEPLPVKAQLDADKIQGQIEFKDVSFGYTPQKTLINHLNLSITAASKVAIVGPTGAGKSTLINLLMRFYEVDKGAIYLDGVSMADYSVEELRQQIGMVLQETWLKVGTIHDNIAYGNPEATREEVIAAAKAANADFFIRQLPNGYDTYLSDAGASLSQGQRQLLTIARIFVKLPKILILDEATSSIDTRTEILVQEAFEKLMKDRTSFIIAHRLSTIQSADCILVMVDGDIVEYGTHDELMTKQGVYYQMQTAQAG from the coding sequence ATGAAAGCAAGAAAACAATCTGATACAATCTGTCGTTTGTTTAAAGAGCTTCTTTCTCAAAAAGGACTTGTGATTGGAGCGACTCTTGGAACAATTGCCCAAGTTGCTCTAACGGTTTACCTTCCTGTCCTTATTGGTAATGCTGTTGATGTGGTGTTATCACCAAAATCATTGACCTTGATTATTCCGATTATCACGAAAATGGTGATTGTCATTGCTCTAAATACCTTGGTTCAATGGTTAAATCCTTTGATTTACAATCGTTTGATCTTTTGTTATATTTATGATTTACGTCAAAGAGTTATGGCAAAATTGAACCAAATGCCGATTTCTTATCTGGATAAGAAAAGCTCTGGTGATTTGGTTAGTCGTGTCACAACTGATGCTGAGCAGCTAAGTAATGGTCTTTTGATGGTCTTCAACCAATTTTTCATTGGGGTTTTGACAATTATCATTACTATTGTGACAATGGCTGACATTGATTTGTTGATGCTTGGTTTGGTGCTTATTTTGACACCTTTATCTCTTTTCCTAGCACGCTTTATTGCTAATAAGAGTTATCATTTGTATCAAAAACAAACCAAATCTCGTGGTCGCAAAACGCAGTACATAGAAGAGATGATTCGTCAAGAAAGTCTTTTGCATGTCTTTAATGCACAAGAAGCAGCGATTGATACTTTCACAGAAATCAATGATACTTATGCGGATTATTCGCAAGGTGCCATCTTCTATTCATCAACGGTTAACCCATCAACGCGCTTTATCAATAGTTTGATTTACGCTTTGCTTGCAGGTGTCGGGGCTCTTCGTATCATGTCAGGTGCCTTTACCGTTGGTCAATTGACAACTTTCTTGAATTACGTTACTCAATATACCAAACCATTTAATGATATTTCATCAGTCTTGTCTGAATTGCAAGGTGCCATTGCCTGTGTGGAACGTCTTTACGATATTTTAGATGAAGAATACGAGCCGCTTCCAGTAAAAGCGCAGCTTGATGCTGATAAGATTCAAGGACAAATTGAATTTAAAGATGTGTCATTTGGTTACACACCACAGAAAACTTTGATTAATCATTTGAATCTTTCGATTACAGCCGCTTCAAAAGTTGCCATCGTCGGGCCAACTGGTGCTGGTAAATCAACCTTGATTAATCTTTTGATGCGCTTCTACGAAGTTGATAAGGGTGCGATTTACCTTGATGGCGTGTCAATGGCTGATTACTCGGTTGAAGAGCTACGCCAACAAATCGGTATGGTTCTGCAAGAGACTTGGTTAAAAGTCGGAACAATCCACGATAACATTGCTTATGGGAATCCAGAGGCTACTCGTGAGGAAGTTATTGCAGCAGCAAAAGCAGCTAACGCAGATTTCTTCATTCGTCAGTTGCCAAATGGTTATGACACTTACTTGTCTGATGCGGGAGCGTCATTATCACAAGGACAACGTCAGCTTTTGACTATCGCTCGTATTTTTGTGAAATTACCAAAAATCTTGATTTTGGACGAAGCGACATCATCTATTGATACTCGTACAGAAATCCTTGTTCAAGAAGCCTTTGAAAAGTTGATGAAAGATCGTACAAGCTTTATCATCGCTCACCGTTTGTCAACGATTCAATCAGCCGACTGTATCTTAGTAATGGTTGATGGTGATATCGTAGAATACGGTACACATGATGAGTTAATGACAAAACAAGGTGTTTATTACCAAATGCAAACAGCACAAGCTGGATAG
- a CDS encoding TVP38/TMEM64 family protein, producing the protein MFQHYKIIQRFIHILSARVLIVSCACIFWLYQHGYLTNQEKIQALIGQDKVWGAIIFTIFQMMQVVVPIVPASLTMMLAVMTFHPFAGVLTSCIGIIIGTMILFLLTRWYGKRFCLLFIKEATLKKYESLIAGHKSFTVIFIICMLLPFAPADLLVMLAALSNMPFKTFARIIICCKPISIIGHILLLFYGGEWVIHII; encoded by the coding sequence TTGTTTCAACATTATAAAATTATTCAACGCTTCATTCATATCCTGTCAGCTCGTGTCCTTATCGTTTCGTGTGCCTGTATTTTCTGGCTATATCAGCACGGTTATCTGACCAATCAGGAAAAAATTCAAGCACTCATCGGTCAAGATAAAGTCTGGGGAGCAATCATATTCACTATCTTCCAGATGATGCAAGTTGTCGTGCCAATCGTTCCAGCAAGTCTGACCATGATGCTTGCTGTTATGACTTTTCATCCTTTTGCTGGTGTTTTGACAAGTTGTATCGGAATCATTATTGGAACAATGATTTTATTTTTGCTAACACGTTGGTACGGTAAGCGATTTTGCCTTCTTTTCATCAAAGAAGCCACACTGAAAAAGTACGAATCCTTGATTGCTGGACACAAATCTTTTACCGTGATTTTCATCATCTGCATGCTTCTACCTTTTGCCCCTGCAGACTTACTGGTTATGTTAGCAGCTCTCAGTAACATGCCGTTTAAAACCTTCGCTAGAATCATCATCTGCTGCAAACCCATCTCAATTATTGGTCACATTTTACTGCTTTTTTATGGTGGTGAATGGGTCATTCATATCATCTAA
- a CDS encoding DMT family transporter, which produces MKQNRTNNNKYIFLIFLAIYFLATGGIFVKLSPLPPINTGFYCVLFSIPMLTPFLKKSELQALIRKQIATIILAGAFLARDLTLWNSSFSYTSVANANLLVNLNPFTVIPVSYFLFKEKMMSKFLFGGLITLIGVLVLMANKVSMSPDRLLGDSLSLGSSIFYAMFMITVYKLRDSVTSTIIMFISAFGTLLVLATVIFFTEGFYVPQNFGELWPLLALALVSQILEQGLLAYCLGKANACLSSLITLSQPVVAALYAWVIFNESFNLQTIIAILITLTGVYFAKTQTSTNIAQEKA; this is translated from the coding sequence ATGAAGCAAAATCGTACAAATAATAACAAATATATTTTCTTAATTTTTCTAGCTATCTATTTTTTAGCAACTGGTGGCATCTTTGTCAAACTCAGTCCCTTACCACCAATCAACACTGGATTTTACTGTGTTTTATTTTCCATTCCCATGTTAACGCCTTTTCTCAAGAAGTCTGAGTTACAGGCTTTAATCCGCAAACAAATAGCAACAATTATTCTAGCGGGAGCATTTTTAGCGCGTGATTTAACTTTATGGAATAGCTCTTTTTCATACACTAGTGTGGCCAATGCCAATCTTTTGGTGAATCTTAACCCATTCACCGTTATTCCAGTCAGTTATTTCCTATTCAAAGAAAAAATGATGTCTAAATTTTTGTTTGGCGGTCTCATTACGCTTATTGGTGTGCTGGTTCTCATGGCAAATAAAGTGAGTATGTCTCCAGACCGTTTACTTGGAGATTCACTAAGTCTTGGCTCATCTATCTTTTACGCCATGTTCATGATTACAGTTTACAAATTGCGCGATTCGGTAACATCAACCATCATTATGTTTATCAGTGCTTTTGGCACTTTACTAGTACTAGCTACCGTGATTTTCTTTACCGAAGGCTTTTATGTGCCACAAAATTTTGGTGAACTTTGGCCACTTTTGGCACTGGCTCTCGTCTCTCAAATTTTAGAGCAAGGCTTATTAGCTTATTGTTTGGGAAAAGCGAATGCTTGCCTATCATCCTTAATTACCCTATCTCAGCCAGTTGTTGCCGCGTTATACGCTTGGGTAATTTTCAACGAGAGCTTTAATCTCCAAACTATCATCGCTATTTTAATCACTTTGACAGGTGTTTACTTTGCTAAAACACAAACATCAACTAACATCGCACAAGAAAAAGCCTAG
- the lpdA gene encoding dihydrolipoyl dehydrogenase yields MAVEIIMPKLGVDMQEGEILKWKKAEGDVVNEGDILLEIMSDKTNMEIEADDSGVLLKIVHPAGDVVPVTEVIGYIGAEGEVIAEDLSLKEAASQLESAGLEVPNAVSTKAGVFSAADLAADEYDLIVVGGGPAGYYAAIRGAQLGAKVAIVEKSEFGGTCLNVGCIPTKTYLKNAEILDGLKIAANRGINLASTDYSIDMDKTVDFKNTVVKTLTGGVRSLLKANKVTIFNGLAKVNPDKTVHIGSEIIKGCKIILATGSKVSRINIPGIDSPRVLTSDEILDLREIPKSLVVMGGGVVGIELGLVWASYGVEVTVIEMADRIIPAMDKEISQELQKILTKKGMTIKTNVGVSEIIDETSHLSLKLTNGETIQADKALLSIGRVPQMKGLENLGLEMDGNRIKVNDYQETSIPGIYAPGDVNGQKMLAHAAYRMGEVAAENALSGNHRKAKLKYTPAAVYTHPEVAMVGLTEEAAREQYGDILIGKSSFFGNGRAIASNEARGFVKVIADSKYHEILGVHIIGPAAAELINEAATIMENELTVDDVAQAIHGHPTFSENMYEAFLDTIGQAIHNMPKK; encoded by the coding sequence ATGGCAGTAGAAATTATCATGCCAAAGCTCGGTGTGGACATGCAAGAAGGAGAAATTCTTAAGTGGAAAAAAGCTGAAGGCGATGTAGTGAACGAAGGTGATATTCTTCTTGAAATCATGTCTGACAAGACTAATATGGAAATCGAAGCTGACGACTCTGGTGTACTTTTGAAAATCGTTCACCCAGCTGGTGATGTGGTGCCAGTGACTGAAGTGATTGGCTATATCGGAGCAGAAGGGGAAGTGATTGCTGAAGATCTCAGTCTCAAGGAAGCCGCTAGTCAACTTGAGTCTGCAGGTCTTGAAGTACCAAATGCTGTTTCTACTAAAGCTGGAGTTTTTAGTGCAGCTGATTTAGCGGCAGATGAATATGATTTGATTGTCGTCGGTGGTGGACCTGCGGGTTATTATGCCGCCATTCGTGGAGCACAGTTAGGGGCTAAAGTTGCTATCGTTGAAAAATCAGAATTTGGCGGTACTTGCTTGAATGTCGGTTGCATTCCAACCAAGACTTATCTCAAGAATGCTGAAATTTTAGACGGCCTTAAAATCGCTGCAAATCGAGGCATTAATCTTGCCTCAACAGATTACAGTATTGACATGGATAAGACCGTTGATTTTAAAAATACGGTTGTAAAAACGCTAACTGGCGGTGTCCGTTCACTTCTAAAAGCCAATAAAGTAACCATTTTTAATGGACTTGCCAAAGTCAATCCCGATAAAACAGTCCATATTGGTTCTGAAATCATCAAAGGGTGCAAGATTATTCTTGCTACAGGTTCCAAAGTGTCACGTATTAATATCCCTGGCATTGATTCGCCACGTGTTTTGACATCTGATGAGATTCTTGATTTACGTGAGATACCGAAATCTCTTGTTGTTATGGGTGGTGGCGTTGTTGGTATCGAGCTTGGTTTGGTCTGGGCATCTTACGGCGTTGAGGTGACTGTTATCGAAATGGCTGACCGCATTATTCCAGCAATGGACAAAGAAATCTCACAAGAGTTGCAAAAAATTTTGACGAAAAAAGGCATGACCATTAAGACAAATGTTGGGGTGAGCGAAATCATTGATGAGACAAGTCACTTAAGCTTGAAATTAACAAATGGTGAGACTATCCAAGCTGATAAAGCTCTGCTATCTATCGGACGCGTGCCACAGATGAAAGGTCTTGAAAATCTTGGCTTAGAGATGGACGGCAATCGTATCAAAGTTAACGATTATCAAGAAACGTCAATTCCAGGTATCTATGCCCCAGGCGACGTCAACGGTCAGAAAATGCTGGCGCACGCTGCTTACCGCATGGGAGAAGTGGCTGCTGAGAATGCTCTTTCTGGTAATCATCGCAAAGCAAAACTCAAGTACACTCCCGCTGCAGTTTATACGCATCCAGAAGTTGCCATGGTTGGATTGACCGAAGAAGCTGCGCGCGAGCAATACGGCGATATTTTGATTGGTAAATCAAGTTTTTTTGGCAATGGACGTGCTATCGCTTCAAATGAGGCTCGAGGGTTTGTCAAAGTCATCGCAGATAGCAAGTACCATGAAATCTTGGGTGTTCATATCATTGGACCAGCAGCGGCGGAACTCATCAACGAAGCAGCAACCATCATGGAAAATGAATTGACCGTTGATGACGTGGCTCAAGCTATCCATGGGCACCCGACTTTCTCAGAAAACATGTACGAAGCCTTCTTAGACACCATCGGACAAGCCATCCATAACATGCCGAAAAAATAG
- a CDS encoding ABC transporter ATP-binding protein, giving the protein MKYLSRYFKGYLKETVLGPLFKLFEASFELLVPIIIARIVDTIIPSNNEVNLVLMIGLLFLFAVVGVIVAITAQYFSSKAAVGYTRQLTKDLFEKIMGLSKEDRDKLTTSSLVTRLTSDTYQIQTGINQFLRLFLRAPIIVFGAIIMAFNISSKMTIDFLVMVAILFVIVFTMSHLLNPIYASIRRATDKIVNMTRQQLEGVRVIRAFGQVDKEEREFAAANQNYTDLQLKAGRLSSLVTPLTYLVVNSTLILVIWQGNIQIGKGLLSQGMLIALVNYLLQILTELLKMTMLVTSLNQSFISAKRITEVFEKESEDLATELEEMTSDFAVSVNDMSFTYPTAAEPSLSHIDFQLNPGDFLGVIGGTGSGKSTLVELLTHLYTPQEGRLAIFQNQKSPKTLGEWRSWVSVVPQKAELFQGTIRSNLTLGMRGDVSDETLWKALDIAQASDFVSEKEGQLDATVEAFGRNFSGGQRQRLTIARAIVQKAPLLILDDSTSALDYLTESKLLTAIHEQLSDTTLILISQRTNSLKAADKILLLDKGHQLGFASHDELLASNELYRDIHYSQHQKGKED; this is encoded by the coding sequence ATGAAATATTTAAGTCGTTATTTCAAAGGGTACCTTAAAGAGACTGTCTTAGGTCCCCTTTTCAAATTGTTTGAAGCATCTTTTGAATTATTAGTTCCTATTATCATTGCGCGAATCGTTGATACGATTATTCCAAGCAATAACGAGGTGAATCTTGTTTTGATGATTGGACTTTTGTTCTTATTTGCTGTTGTCGGTGTCATTGTGGCGATTACCGCACAATACTTTTCTTCAAAAGCCGCGGTTGGTTATACGCGTCAGCTGACTAAGGATTTGTTTGAAAAAATCATGGGTTTGAGTAAGGAAGATCGTGATAAACTGACGACTTCAAGTTTGGTGACACGCTTAACCAGTGATACTTACCAAATTCAAACAGGAATTAACCAATTCTTGCGTCTTTTCCTACGTGCACCGATTATTGTCTTTGGTGCCATCATCATGGCTTTTAATATCAGCTCTAAGATGACTATCGACTTTTTAGTCATGGTTGCCATTTTATTTGTAATCGTCTTTACCATGTCACATCTTTTGAATCCAATTTATGCTAGCATTCGTCGTGCAACAGATAAGATTGTTAACATGACACGTCAGCAGTTGGAAGGGGTTCGTGTCATTCGAGCTTTTGGTCAAGTAGACAAGGAAGAAAGAGAATTTGCGGCTGCGAACCAAAACTACACTGACTTACAATTAAAAGCAGGGCGCTTATCAAGTTTAGTAACACCTTTGACTTACCTTGTGGTAAACAGTACTTTGATTCTTGTCATATGGCAAGGAAATATCCAAATTGGTAAAGGTCTTCTTTCTCAAGGGATGTTGATTGCCTTGGTTAACTATCTTTTGCAAATTTTGACTGAATTGCTTAAGATGACAATGCTTGTAACTTCACTTAACCAATCCTTTATCAGTGCTAAACGTATCACAGAAGTTTTTGAAAAAGAGTCTGAAGACTTGGCGACTGAACTTGAAGAAATGACATCTGATTTTGCGGTTAGTGTGAACGATATGAGCTTCACTTATCCAACAGCAGCAGAACCATCACTATCACACATTGATTTTCAACTAAATCCAGGTGACTTTTTAGGAGTTATTGGGGGAACTGGTTCAGGGAAATCAACCTTAGTTGAACTCCTTACACATCTCTACACACCTCAGGAAGGTCGCTTAGCTATTTTCCAAAATCAAAAATCGCCTAAAACCTTAGGTGAGTGGCGTTCATGGGTCAGTGTGGTGCCGCAAAAAGCTGAGCTTTTCCAAGGAACTATTCGTTCTAACTTAACTCTAGGAATGAGGGGTGACGTGAGTGACGAGACGCTTTGGAAAGCTTTGGATATTGCACAGGCTAGTGACTTTGTTTCTGAAAAAGAAGGACAGCTAGATGCGACAGTTGAAGCCTTTGGCCGTAATTTCTCTGGAGGACAACGTCAACGTTTGACGATTGCGCGTGCTATTGTTCAAAAAGCTCCGCTTCTTATTTTGGATGATTCAACATCAGCCCTTGATTACTTGACAGAATCAAAATTATTGACTGCTATTCATGAGCAATTGAGTGATACAACTTTGATTTTGATTTCACAACGTACTAATAGTTTGAAGGCTGCTGATAAGATTTTGCTTTTGGATAAGGGACATCAACTAGGATTTGCAAGTCACGATGAATTGCTTGCAAGTAATGAGCTTTACCGAGATATCCATTACTCACAACATCAAAAAGGAAAGGAGGACTAG